A region from the Aegilops tauschii subsp. strangulata cultivar AL8/78 chromosome 5, Aet v6.0, whole genome shotgun sequence genome encodes:
- the LOC141022564 gene encoding uncharacterized protein, which yields MAASPRLPVRAVNLGGWLVTEGWMWPSLFEGIPNNYLLDGAQLQFKSVKQNADVAAENGGGAGLVANRPRATGWEIFKLWRINEVTFNFKMFGNQFVGVKSDGSLVATAASLGRSETFRLVRSPGDQYRR from the exons ATGGCGGCTTCTCCTCGTCTCCCCGTCCGAGCGGTGAACCTCGGCGGGTGGCTGGTGACAGAGGGCTGGATGTGGCCGTCCCTCTTCGAGGGCATACCCAACAACTATCTCCTG GATGGCGCGCAGCTACAGTTCAAGTCGGTAAAGCAGAACGCCGACGTGGCCGCGGAGAATGgcggcggtgcggggctggtggCGAATCGGCCCCGGGCGACCGGCTGGGAGATCTTCAAGCTGTGGCGGATCAACGAGGTGACATTCAATTTCAAAATGTTCGGCAACCAGTTCGTGGGCGTCAAGAGCGACGGCTCGCTGGTCGCGACGGCGGCGTCGCTGGGCCGGTCGGAGACGTTCCGATTGGTCCGCAGCCCCGGCGACCAGTACAGGAGATGA